The window GGATAGGTTCGTATTGTCATATCgaacttgtgtgtgaaatttggttCTATTTCGATTTTTCTAGGTATGATTCCTCGCGTTCAGTGTTAGTTGATAAAAGATAGAAGCTTGGAAGATTGataatttggtttggggtgtgattcttggttgtGATGCTATTTTAAgcattttgaggcctcgagtaggtccaggTTATTTTTATAGACTTGTTCGTATAATTGGACAGGGTCTCGGGTGGTTCGGTTGAGTTTAGGATCACCCGGAACATATTCAAAGTCGGTAGAATTTTGCTGGTGTTGGTATGCTTCACGATCTTGAAGGAGGTCCTGCGATCACGAAAAAGGAATTTGGAGCGGGTAGATGTTGCTTTTCAGGAATGCAAAGTTGGCCCAACGAACGTGATTGAGAACCTGGCTCCTCTTTGCGAACATATAggagcctacgcgaacgcgaagaagtaaGAGAAAGGGAAGCGCGGGCAGGCtctggccttcgcgaatgcggcagtGGTTTTGCGAAAGCGAAGGATTGGCGGAAGTGATCTTCGCTAATACGACAGGGTTTTAGTGAATGCGAAGAATGAAGCCTTGGTAGGAGCATCGTTGGCCTTCACGATCGAGTGGGTGATTCCGCGATCACGATGAAGGATGCTTGGGTAGATTATAAGTCTCATTTCAGTACTAAggctcattttatcatattttctctTGGCTTGGGCGATTTGGGATCTTGTTTAAGGGTCATTTTCATCAACTATCACTAgataagtgatttctacttaTTGTGAGTAAAATACATGGATTATGTctggattttaacatgaaaaatagTAGAAATGGTGGGGATTAGTtggaaaacctagaattggtaaaattggatttgaccacgaattttggcatgatttttgaaataaattatatatttgagtacgTGATGCCATGGATAACATTTAACTTAAAACATTTTGGGAATCCAGGTGCGTGGGCCTGTggtttacttttgttgacttttcgagtcgGGTTGAGAATTatttctaattgttaaattatgagttcttgagtatattttgattggtttgcacattccTTTGACTGGTTTCAAGTTACTCGatatcgatttgaggtgttagtgaAGTGTTGGAGTCAAGTATTGGGATaggaagcaaggtaagtctcttgcctaatcttgtaagagagaattattCCCGTAggtattattttttttatgtgcTACGTGTTATGGGTGTTACGTACGTACAAGGTGACGAGCGTCCGCGCGTAATCTAGATTCTtggttatgtccgggtagacttagacttacTTCATTCCTTAACTGTACTACTTGAATTTATCTTGCCtgtttgattacttgaattcataACTGAACTTGAGACTAGAATGTACGTATTTGATCGAGCGTCTTTACTTTAAGTTTTGACGAGATACTTGATTGTCGGTAAAAATTATGTTTTCTCTTGCATTCATATCCTCGTGTTATGCTTATGTGATTGGTAGTTTCGTGATTTTGTGATGCGGATGTACATTCGAGTATGGGGCTAGTAACCCGATGAACGTTTCTATATttctatgggatcgggtcgttcgtctCGACAGTGTTATGAAATGTTattatgggagcgggtcgtttgccttagcagtattatgagatgcatctatggatcgagCCGTATGACCTTGGCAGTATTGTGTAATACTATTCTcttgggatcgggtcgtttgcctcggcagaatAGTGCATAATATTCGATAGGGAGTTAGAGCacatgagttttcctgatttgggATTTGACATTGTGTCTTATATTTGTTATCTTTGTTTCCTTCGAGGCAGTGTATGATATTGAATGattttgtaattatttttttGCTGAGAATCATGTTATTTATATTTACCTATATCGTTACTACTTGTTGTGCTTGATACCTGTCTACTTTTATGTGcattattattggaccactagtaagtgtcgacgtcgacccctcatcactacttctttgaagTTATACtatatacttactaggtacatattgatatacgtactcatactacacttttgcactatcTATGTAGGTACTGAAATAGGTACATCAGGTGATAACTTAGGCGCGTGAGCGTATCAgctggagacttagtggtgagcttctTTCCATGCTTTAACCCGCAGTACTCGGAGTCTCCTTCCCCTAAATTTATTTCATTCAACCTacttttattttagacagtagtTGTAGTGGTTTGATATGTTCTATTAGTTGCTCGTGCACTAATGACACCGAGTCTTGGGGATTTATAGTAGATGTTCATGATTGTATTTGATATTTATATCTTTTCGCCTTATgttttgttcatattttgtgacttagTAAAAATTAATGTATTTTTATCACGGTTCCTAAATCTCTCTCCGCTTCATTATTTCAATGctttattttaaaaagtattaTGAGAGGTTGTTTGTGTTGATCAtttatcgttggcttgcctaacggcagcgttgggcgccatcacaacctatggTGGGAATTGGGccatgacagcttggtattagagcactaggttcacataggtttcacgagtcatgagcggacctagtagagtctcgcagatcggtgcggagacgtctgcacttatcttcgagaggctatagggtgtcaggaaacttctttttcttcatttcctaTCGTGATGTCGATGTTGTTGTATGTCTAAATCTTTCTCTTATTCACTCACAGATGATGAGAACATGCGTGATGGCATCATCCGACAGCAAAGGGGCTACTTAAGTGGTAATCCcagtaaattttgcaaagaaaataatgtttcatgatgttgaacaatgcaccggaaagtaaagaaatatttttggcggaaaagtgcatttatgcgatccattatgcgactgcagaatcactctgcggaccgcataatggccgcagagtgaggcagttaattgggccaattggAAGCAAGTATACagttgactatgcgaccgcataacagttatgtggtgcattatgtgaccgcataacggttatgcggaccgcatagtgaccgcatacacagacaattcttatggctattttgtaaccaactatgcgatcgatatgcggtccgcatatcggttatgcgatcacataccttgttccggagctccatttttgggtttttaaaacccgaccctatttcattaaatacactctttgggtcatttttgagctattatctgacattttagagtgagagagggtgccctagagtgagaaggtgttctccaatatttcttcttcaattcttgctcaagttttggaagatttagaaggcaagctcactaggtcttcatcctagaggtaagattctacaccctaaaccctaatttcaaaatcatctgaacatgggtaattagcaagataaagtTTGGGCATgaaagttgattattttacatgcatgtgatatcaagggatgtaggaagattgttgaactaagcatggtaaagattggattgtgggatgatggaatcctccataaaaggggccttgaaaccttatgcacaccttgtgtttgataaaatgctcaaatgagctagaaacatgatcattttcctaattgtggttcaatttgttatatttctaaaatagattgaagtttctaagaattctggaacgttttagagtttaaggaagcccagttgaggtatgttggctaaactcttctttaagagttggaattctcattatccttgtaagttctgagatgttgattataaatcgagtattccgataagttctgtgatgaagatatatgttcaattcatatttcaaatactcttatcatattgcattataaattgaggatgtgtcccaaactatggagtACAAATCCACatattataatttctagtcgtgatttatgtaaaagttattatgccaagttgtatagagattgtgattgtgatatacctccacccgcatacattggggtgaggcggcatgaccgctttgtggggggattatggtatagggattgtgattgtgatacacctccacccacatatatattggggtgaggcggtaagaccgctttgtgtaggaattatgatattgtgggactgcacctccacccgcttacattggggtgaggcggtacgaccgctttgtgtatggttttggtattgttgtggaaccaccacccgcatacattggggtgaggcggcatagccgctttgtgttggtattggtatcgttgatgcatttccacccgtatacattggggtgaggcggcatagccgctatatgtaggttcttggtagtgtggttacacctccacctacatacatcgggtgaggcggcagggccgctttgtgtgaagatggttatataggatctcatcttaaatcctataaatgtttttgatagcttttaataagcttgctatggttgagatagttatctatattattctattgccggactggttcatcataattatcttgtatttctaaattcttaaattggtgtttagttttcatacaaGTACTATTCGacgatactaacgtcccttttgtcgggggcgctgcatctttaaatggatgcaggtggttccatggtaggagacattgatcagtgatagcagtgcaccttcttcccagctgacttggtgagccccacttcatcccggggtcatgtatcttttgatctttatgtattatggttgagatATAGCTGTGGCCTTATTGCCGGTATtgtcattgtactcttctttatctatagaggttccatagacatagtgggctgtgtattggtactggaaaagacaaactatACTATGTTGTGGtggtattacttgtccatttgagactttaaaaatggtgaaacttatggtaagaaattggtaactgCAGACATGACtattttattgtttaattaaggaaaacatatattctctttattcatgaatgagtttgggtagaagaaatctaacaggcttgctcggtcgagttcactcggttgagtgccggtcgcgctccacggttttggggcgtgaaaaacttgatatcagagcctaaggttttaaagtgtcctaggatgtctcgtagccgtgtctagtagagtccttattatcggtgtgttatcgaccacatctataattaggatgctacttgggcatttaggaataatacccttctttcatgttcttgatcgtgcgataaagctggttgtaagattgttcctcctttaactcctgcgttGCTATAAtattcagtatatggcacctaagaagaaggcaagaactggccaaagagccaatgtcaccccaggagtgacggttaatcctataattgatgatgcgggtgagcacccgaggagtgagaatattcctccaactactacactgcctggctctactacaactgatcaggcCGTACCTGTCCCTATCTCTACAGaaggtgcaacggttcctccaactgatattccagttccacctccagctccagcttccgattcttgTGTGcctgatattgatattaggggagccatacaaatgttgacacagttagtgacttctcaggcccagagatcgagtgttgggcatacttcttccagtcatccaAGAGAATCTGCTAGtcccagggtgaacaagtttcttcagttagatcctccggtgtttacgggtactgatcccgaggaggacccccaggacttcattgatgagatgcataaatCTCTCATTGTTATGCATACTACAAAGATAGAGGGAGTAGAATTGGCCtcttaccgcctgaaaggggtggcctattcttggtttgagttgtgggaggaatcccgtgaggagggaagccctcccgcaaggtggggtgagttcgcagatgcctttatggatcatttcttacctgcaaaaactaaggcagctcgtgccgctgagtttAAAAGcatgaagcagggtagtatgaatgtgtgggagtaccatatggagtttgcgcgcctgtccaagaatgctattcacatgttgcccactatagaAGCTAGAGTGTGCCGGTTTATACAGGGCCATAGCCCATTGGTTATAAATGAGGCCTCTATAGCTGCCTtaaattccgatatgaactatggtaagatggtagcatttgctcaagccacagagacccgcaaattgaagaacaaaatgcagcgtcagagtagcagcaaggcccggtccgcgggcaactttgctGGTTCTTccagtggtggtggtggtaggtgtgcattcaggggagggtcatcaggaccatcccaatcattcgcccagtcttcgatgggtgcacagtcatctggacccagtcagggcaacaggggaacccaccagcagggtcggcctgatagaaggtttcagcagcggaggcttccatgccctaagtatgggaggatgcactttgggtcctgtttcatggacctactagtatgctatgggtgtggtttgCGGGGTCACATTCAAAGAGATTGCCGCTTGTCCCACCGAAATATGGACAGAGGCGCGGCACAGTCAGCTAATTCTGCAgttactacatccacaacacctccagctcaaggcaccccagcacccatagggcgtggtgcagctagaggtggtgcacgaaattcgggaggacccagcagattttatgctatgcggagacgtcgggaatcagaggcttctccagatgttgtcacaggtatattgactgtccaatctcatgatgtatatgctattattgatcctggttccactttgtcatatgtcactccttatgagccgttctctatatctactccggttggtgagtctattttggccgtgcgggtttatagggattatgttgtcatattgcgtggtcgagacaccgtggccgatattattgaattgagaatggtatattttgatgtgataatggggatggattggctttatttttgttttgccaagcttgattgccgaactaggactgttaggttcgaatttccaaatgagccagttattaaGTGGAAGGGTAATGATatagtgccaaagggtaggtttatttcctaccttaaggccacaaagatgataaacaagggatgtattaaccatttggtccgagttacggacaccgatgctgaggcacctacacttgagtctgtgcctgttgtgaatgaatttccaggagtctttccggatgaactccctgggatcccaccagacagggagattgattttgggattgatgtgatgccagacacacatctTATATCTATTCCATGCTATAGAATGGCACCgatagaattgaaggagctaaaggaacaattgagagatttgttagaaaaggcttttatccgaccgagtgtgtccccttagggcgcaccggtcctttttgtaagaaataaagatgggtcactgagaatgtgtattgactatcggcaacttaataatgtcacaatcaagaataagtacccactgccaaggataaatgacttgtttgatcaattgcaaggtgtcaggtacttctccaagattgatttaagatccgggtatcaccgattgaagatcagggaatgggatattccgaaaacagcttttagaacccggtatgggcattttgaatttttggtgatgtcttttgggctaacaaatgccccagcagccttcatggatcttatgaatcacaTTTTCAAACCATTCCtagactcttttgtgatagtctttattgacgatattcttgtatattcacgaagtcgagaagaccatgccgattatctcagggtagttctacaAACTCTGCATcaacaccagttatatgcaaagttttcaaagtgtgaattttggcttgaatcagtcatattcttgggtcatgtagtttctagtgagggaattaaggttgatcctcagaaaatttcagcggtGAGGAATTGGCCGAGTCCTAGAACTCCAACAAAGATTCGCAATTTTTTAGGCTTAGCTAGAtattatagaaagtttgtggagggattttctgctcttgcctctccattgactaaatttatgcagaaggcaattaagttccaatggtcagatgcttgtgtaaagagtttccaggaattgaaagcaagactgACTACGACAtcagtgttgactctaccagagggtataaatGGATTTGtgttatattgtgatgcttcaagaatcggtcttggatgtgtattaatgcaacatgggaaggtgatagcttatgcttctaggcaactaaagaatcatgaaaagaactatccaacacatgatttcgAACTTGCggtggtggtatttgcattgaaaatttggcgtcattatttatatggggtccatgtggatatattcacagaccataagagccttcaatatattttcaaacagaaggaattaaatctaaggcagagaagatggcttgaattactcaaggattatgacattgatattttataccatccggagAAGGCTAATGttatggcagatgctcttagccggaaatctatgggtagtttggctcacttggaggcataccaAAGTCCATTAGCCAAGGaattcaccgattggctagtttgggagttcgtcttgcgaactctagtgaaggaggggtaattgtgcaaaatagggctgaatcatcgcttgttgtggaagtcaatgAGAagtaatacaacgatccattgttggtgcagttgaaagaggggattcataaacctaagaccatggccttttctcttggcatggatgatggtacactaaggtaccaaggtcgactctgtgttccaaatgtggatggtctccgtgaaagaatgtTTACTGAAGCTTACACTTCTAGTATtttgtgcacccaggttctacaaaaatgtatcatgatcttaaggaagtctattggtggaatgatatgaagaggaatgtggcggactttgtcgCAAGATGTccgaactgtcagcaagtgaaggacgaacaccaaaggcccggtcggttgacacagaacatagaaattccaatgtggaaatggttaatgattaatatggaatttgtggtaggattaccgcgcactctgCGCAAGTTTGAGTCAATTTGGgcgattgtggatcgactcacgaaatcagcacactttttgcccgTTAAGACTAAtgacacagtggagcagtatgctcaattgtgtatcaaagaaatagtcatgttgcatggcaccccagtttccatcatttctgatcggggggcacaattcactgctaatttttggaagaaatttcagcaaggtttgggtactcaagtgaatcttagtacagcctttcatccgcagattgacgggcaggcagagcggactattcaaacgcctgaggatatgttgcgtgcttgtatGCTAGACTtaaaaggtagttgggatgatcatttacaaTATATAGAATTttcatacaacaatagctatcatgctagcgatggcaccattcgaggctttatatggtaggagatgtagatctcctattgggtggtttgaaattggggaagcagagttgatagggccaaacctcatgcatcaggctatggaaaaagttaaaatcattaaggagcggttgaagactgctcagagtcatcagaaatcctattcagatgttcgtcgtagagatttggaattcaaggaagatgattggttatttttgaaagtttttcgcatgaagggtgtaatgcaattcggtaagaaagggaaattatgaccgaggtatgtcggaccatacaaaatcatttaaaggatcggtgaggtagcatacaagcttgagctacaacctgagatgtcattagtacacccggtgtttcatgtgtctatgttaaagaaagtagttggagacccgatgGTCATtatccggttgagactattgaggtaaatgaagaattgacttatgaagagattccaatttctattattgatcggcaagtccgaaagttgagaaacaaagaaattgcatccgtgaaagtgctatggagaAACCAGTAGgttgaataaccatgtaattatgagttgtgccttatgaaaatgctaagggatattcctatgaaatatgtatgacttgtacatttggtgttaagggtcttccgttctggtaatataattgcttgtgaggccacagttggtgttgttttgtattatgttacgatgttggattatgtatatgctgttaggatgtgtttttggGGCTCTCTGACGGGTGGATAGACctaattacaagggaaactctggcgaaattttttgaaatttagggagttagtcaaatttggggctgctagtttgttatataaaacaaactaagttgcataTGATTCTAATGACAGATTTTTAcccacattcgaggacgaatgatcctaagcgggggagaatgtaacaccctggaaaatttcaaagtacttaagtggtaagccgggtaaattttgcaaagaaaataatgtttcatggtaagcggctcgaactttttgggttgaacaatgcaccagaaaataaaaaaaactttttggcagaaaagtgcatttctgcagtccattatgcgaccgcagaatcactctgcggacctcataatggccgcagagtgtggtagttaattgggccaattggaagcaagtatgcagtcgactatgcgactgcataacagttatgcggtgcattatgcgaccgcataacggttatgcggaccgcatagtgaccgcatacacagatagTTCTTTTGGCtcttttgtaaccaactatgtgaccgatatgcggtctgcatattggttatgcgatcgcataccttgttccgaagctccatttttgggtttttaaaacccgaccctatttcgttaaatacactcttggggtcatttttgagctattatctgatattttagtgtgagagagggtgccctatagtgagaaggtgttctcaaatttttgttcttcaattcttgctcatgttttggaagattaagaaggaaagctcactaggtcttcatcctagaggtaagattctagaccctaaaccctaatttcgaaatcatctgaacatgggtaattagcaagataatgtttgggcatgaaagttgattattttacatgcatgtgatatcaaggggtattggaagattgttgaactaatcatggtaaagattgggttgtgggatgatggaatcctccataaaagggaccttgaaacattatgcacaccttgtgtttgataaaatgctcaaatgagctagaaacatgatcatcttcctaattatggtttaatttgttatatttctaaaatagattgaagttgataagaattccggaacattttagagtttaaggaatctcaattgaggtatattggctaaactcttctttaagagttagaattctcattatccttgtaagttacgagatgttgattataaatcgagtattccgataagttttgtgatgaagatatatgttcaattcgtattttaAATAcacttatcatattgcattataaattgaggatgtgtcccaaactatggattacgtatccgcatgttataatttctagtcgtgatttatgtgaaagttattatgccaagttgtgtagagattgtgattgtgatacacctccactcgcatacattggggtgaggcggcatgaccgctttgtatggggattatggtatagggattgtgattatgatacacctccacccgcatatatattggggtgaggcagtatgaccgctttgtgtagggattatgatattgtgggattGCACCTCCACGTgcttacattagggtgaggcggtacgaccactttgtgtatggttttggtattgttgtagcACCACtgcccgcatacattggggtgaggcggcatagccgctttgtgtaggttcttggtactgtggttacacctccacctgcatacatcgggtgaggtggcggggccgctttgtgtgaagatggttatataggatctcatgttaaatcctataaatgttgttgatagcttttaataagcttgctatggttgagacagttatctatattattctattcccgtactggttcatcataattatcttgtatttctaaattcttaaattg is drawn from Nicotiana tomentosiformis chromosome 12, ASM39032v3, whole genome shotgun sequence and contains these coding sequences:
- the LOC138902778 gene encoding uncharacterized protein, which codes for MVPPTDIPVPPPVPSSDSGVSDVDLRGAIWILAQVVASQAQRPNVAPTSSNQPGDSTSSMYMAPKKKARTGQRANVTPGVTAVPVPISTEGATVPPTDIPVPPPAPASDSCVPDIDIRGAIQMLTQLVTSQAQRSSVGHTSSSHPRESASPRVNKFLQLDPPVFTGTDPEEDPQDFIDEMHKSLIVMHTTKIEGVELASYRLKGVAYSWFELWEESPRAAEFKSMKQGSMNVWEYHMEFARLSKNAIHMLPTIEARVCRFIQGHSPLVINEASIAALNSDMNYGKMVAFAQATETRKLKNKMQRQSSSKARSAGNFAGSSSGGGVIFLGHVVSSEGIKVDPQKISAKAIKFQWSDACVKSFQELKARLTTTSVLTLPEGINGFVLYCDASRIGLGCVLMQHGKLKEGIHKPKTMAFSLGMDDGSTKMYHDLKEVYWWNDMKRNVADFVARCPNCQQVKDEHQRPGRLTQNIEIPMWKWLMINMEFVRDASVLFDPGSSLFAPYLDVSGKANVVADALRRKAESMGNLAFILADEKPLALDI